Part of the Acidobacteriota bacterium genome is shown below.
CGGGCCGCGGGGGAGCTGCTGCTCTTTCTCGATTCGGATATCGAAGCGCCGCCGGGCCTCGTTGCCCAGGTCGCCGCGCTATTCAACGCCCACCCGGAGATGGCGGCGGTGATGGGCTCCTATGACGATTCCCCCGGGGATCCAGGCTTCGTCTCCCAATACCGCAACCTCTTGCATCACCACGTGCACCAGACCGGCCGCGAGATCGCCTCCACCTTTTGGGCCGGCTGCGGTGCCGTCCGGCGCTCGGTCTTCGAGGCGACGGGGGGCTTCGACGCGGAGCGCTACGCCGTGCCGAGCATCGAGGACATCGAGCTCGGCTCGCGGTGGGTGAGCGCCGGCCACACGGTGCGGCTGGCCAAGGACCTACAGGTCAAGCACCTCAAGCGCTGGACCCTGGGGGGGATGATTCGAACCGATCTATGGTGCCGGGCGGTGCCGTGGACGGTGTTGATGCTCGGCGCCGGGGAGATGGTCAACGATCTCAACGTCAAGACCCGCGACCGGCTGAGCGTCGCCCTGGCCTTCCTGCCCCTGGGCCT
Proteins encoded:
- a CDS encoding glycosyltransferase family A protein; its protein translation is MSQSQPFAKPSVTVADVTAADVTVVVPVGGAAPHWPRCVQSLARLDPPPGEIVVVLDGPNDGHAAQAAELDATVVVLDNQGGPARARNRGAERAAGELLLFLDSDIEAPPGLVAQVAALFNAHPEMAAVMGSYDDSPGDPGFVSQYRNLLHHHVHQTGREIASTFWAGCGAVRRSVFEATGGFDAERYAVPSIEDIELGSRWVSAGHTVRLAKDLQVKHLKRWTLGGMIRTDLWCRAVPWTVLMLGAGEMVNDLNVKTRDRLSVALAFLPLGLAPAALAAWLLLPGTGLAPALLAAAVLALILMVALNAPVFRFYRRVRGWLFAAGVVPLYWIYLLICGLGFGLGLLRHLLGRS